The Eremothecium gossypii ATCC 10895 chromosome IV, complete sequence genome contains a region encoding:
- the RSP5 gene encoding NEDD4 family E3 ubiquitin-protein ligase (Syntenic homolog of Saccharomyces cerevisiae YER125W (RSP5)) produces MSITVKLVAAESLYKRDVFRSPDPFAVLTIDGSQTKSTAAKKKTLNPYWNETFTFSGVTENSILTIQVFDQKKFKKKDQGFLGVINVRVGDVLGHLDEDTASGSRRREETITRDLKRSNDGMNVSGRLIVVLSNVGEEGPSASAGGGLHPDMANGPSGALAASSSRGSASPMQWGHEEVVAGASQGTLQHNGLPASAALAPGSSINSSSHHNIANGSGVAADGSRTNRQYSSFEDQYGRLPPGWERRTDNFGRTYYVDHNTRTTTWKRPTLDQTESERGDQLTANTELERRQHRGRTLPGGATDSGGITVQTSASATPAVNGAAAAAFAVTGATTSGLGELPPGWEQRYTPEGRAYFVDHNTRTTTWVDPRRQQYIRTYGPSNNTIQQQPVSQLGPLPSGWEMRLTNTARVYFVDHNTKTTTWDDPRLPSSLDQNVPQYKRDFRRKVIYFRSQPSLRILPGQCHIRVRRKNIFEDAYQEIMRQSPDDLKKRLMIKFDGEEGLDYGGVSREFFFLLSHEMFNPFYCLFEYSSHDNYTIQINPNSGINPEHLNYFKFIGRVVGLGVFHRRFLDAFFVGALYKMMLRKKVVLQDMEGVDSEVYNSLKWILENSIAGILDLTFSADDERFGEVVTVDLKPNGRNIDVTDDNKKEYVELFTQWKICSRVEDQFKAFIDGFNELIPEDLVNVFDERELELLIGGIAEIDVEDWKKHTDYRGYQESDEVIKWFWKCISEWDNEQKARLLQFTTGTSRIPVNGFKDLQGSDGPRRFTIEKAGEVQQLPKSHTCFNRVDLPAYHDYDTLKQKLTLAVEETIGFGQE; encoded by the coding sequence ATGTCGATAACTGTTAAGCTAGTTGCGGCAGAGTCGCTATACAAGAGGGACGTGTTCCGGTCGCCGGACCCGTTTGCGGTGCTGACGATCGATGGGTCGCAAACCAAGTCGACGGCggcgaagaagaagacgTTGAACCCGTACTGGAACGAGACGTTCACGTTCTCGGGGGTGACGGAGAACTCGATTTTGACGATCCAGGTATTCGACCAGAAGAAGttcaagaagaaggaccAGGGCTTTCTTGGCGTGATAAATGTGCGCGTGGGCGACGTGCTCGGGCACCTTGACGAGGACACGGCGAGCGGTAGCCGGCGCCGCGAGGAGACGATCACGCGCGACCTCAAGCGCTCGAACGATGGGATGAATGTGAGCGGTCGGCTAATAGTCGTTTTGTCCAATGTCGGCGAGGAAGGGCCCTCGGCGAGCGCGGGCGGGGGGTTGCACCCGGATATGGCGAACGGGCCGTCGGGCGCGCTTGCTGCGAGCTCTTCGCGCGGGTCTGCGTCTCCCATGCAGTGGGGGCACGAGGAAGTGGTTGCCGGGGCCTCTCAGGGCACCCTACAGCACAACGGCCTGCCTGCCTCTGCTGCGCTTGCGCCTGGCAGCAGCATTAATAGCAGCAGTCACCATAATATCGCTAACGGCAGCGGCGTCGCTGCAGACGGTAGTCGTACGAATCGGCAGTATTCGTCCTTTGAGGATCAGTATGGCCGCTTGCCTCCTGGCTGGGAAAGAAGGACAGACAATTTTGGCCGTACCTACTATGTTGATCATAACACAAGAACTACCACATGGAAACGCCCCACTTTAGATCAGACGGAGTCGGAACGCGGAGACCAGCTTACCGCTAACACGGAGCTTGAGCGTCGACAGCACAGAGGCCGTACGCTTCCGGGAGGCGCAACTGACAGTGGCGGTATTACTGTCCAGACAAGTGCTTCAGCGACGCCTGCTGTGAatggtgcagcagcagcagcattCGCGGTCACGGGGGCGACTACTTCTGGTTTGGGGGAGCTTCCACCGGGATGGGAACAGAGATACACACCTGAAGGCCGGGCGTATTTCGTTGACCATAACACTAGGACTACCACCTGGGTAGATCCCAGGAGGCAACAGTACATTCGGACCTACGGGCCATCTAATAATACCATCCAGCAACAACCCGTTTCGCAGCTCGGTCCATTGCCTTCTGGCTGGGAGATGAGGCTAACCAATACGGCAAGAGTTTATTTTGTTGATCATAATACCAAGACTACGACGTGGGACGACCCTCGTCTTCCATCATCGTTGGATCAAAATGTTCCTCAGTACAAGCGTGACTTTAGACGTAAGGTTATCTACTTCAGGTCGCAGCCCTCATTGAGGATATTGCCAGGCCAATGTCATATTAGGGTCCGCCGAAAGAATATCTTTGAAGATGCTTATCAGGAGATAATGAGACAGTCACCAGATGATTTAAAGAAAAGGCTAATGATCAAGTTCGATGGGGAAGAGGGTCTAGACTACGGTGGCGTGAGCAGAGAATTCTTTTTCTTATTGTCGCACGAGATGTTCAATCCATTCTACTGTCTATTCGAGTATTCTTCGCATGATAATTACACCATCCAAATTAACCCCAACAGTGGTATCAACCCTGAACACTTGAACTACTTCAAGTTCATTGGTAGGGTTGTTGGTTTGGGTGTATTCCACAGAAGGTTCTTGGATGCGTTCTTCGTGGGTGCTCTATACAAGATGATGCTTCGCAAGAAGGTTGTCCTACAGGATATGGAAGGCGTGGACTCGGAAGTCTACAATTCTCTGAAGTGGATTCTCGAGAATAGTATAGCTGGCATTTTGGATCTAACATTTAGCGCGGACGACGAACGGTTTGGAGAGGTGGTTACAGTCGACCTAAAGCCAAATGGTAGAAATATTGATGTTACTGATGATAACAAAAAGGAATATGTGGAGTTATTCACACAATGGAAAATTTGCAGCAGGGTGGAAGATCAATTTAAGGCGTTCATTGACGGCTTCAATGAGTTGATTCCAGAAGATTTGGTTAATGTCTTCGATGAGCGCGAGTTAGAGTTGTTAATCGGCGGTATTGCCGAAATTGATGTTGAAGACTGGAAGAAGCATACAGATTACCGTGGCTACCAAGAATCTGACGAAGTCATTAAGTGGTTCTGGAAGTGTATCTCAGAATGGGATAATGAGCAGAAAGCTCGTTTACTACAGTTTACCACCGGTACTTCTCGGATTCCAGTCAATGGTTTTAAGGATTTACAGGGTTCAGACGGCCCGAGAAGGTTTACCATTGAAAAGGCAGGTGAGGTGCAGCAACTACCAAAGTCGCATACATGCTTTAACAGGGTAGATTTGCCAGCCTATCACGATTATGATACTTTGAAACAGAAGTTAACTTTAGCTGTTGAAGAAACGATAGGTTTTGGTCAGGAATAA
- the DSE1 gene encoding Dse1p (Syntenic homolog of Saccharomyces cerevisiae YER124C (DSE1)), producing the protein MADTELRQVARPGCCLEPCAGCVATVRAGTGLSTATRAHMRLSSLGEATAGSAAPAVVCGSRTDLYIACSCTEGQCSRADSMALNERGMQMDRGQARPAVRQPDERERKQRLVNRCFRESRVPDSESSPGTERRTAELSGFYTTKKLRSLYWTLRTDASLTAFAVAQERDTILISNRHHSEENLKLYQYDNVKSKLRRIQTITLPGGSVVACALPGPGFNVVMGEALRRTHDQLILTGHEDAVVNLIATSLEEGDARIIRRFNPAKYLRRLRAQYGDEAADMPWLQEIDSLRVRQLTPWRSVKTDATGFIALVNELIFIYTFDDTREPLYMHHFPGVESFDVNPENELLLALSGSKYGANGISLLDLTKMRGIGRQYAPAGHLKAFERAADSKHCLWLDKSLLVNSVGNILRVWDIRCSTGLKCEVLGHKSNITAVRYHKNSHTLYSCDEDGYIFSWELSHLLRELEGMTDVRRMTLCRSPQSIKTADDCSTTIQCGNIVVAPDTEFSSKRNSSVRSSSSRLGRLHLQFLGDGTLITLDALELGVHKVQDAKCYIAPSKNKLRRHSELPIKTLAPSAVSHAVESDSSLSSDSTLVERAQLEELHHDIFGSGFMSLDLHAEVDHS; encoded by the coding sequence ATGGCTGATACCGAGTTGCGGCAGGTTGCGCGGCCTGGTTGCTGCCTCGAGCCCTGCGCGGGTTGTGTGGCGACAGTGCGGGCTGGTACGGGATTAAGCACAGCAACAAGAGCGCATATGCGGCTGAGCTCACTGGGCGAGGCGACCGCGGGAagcgcggcgccggcggtTGTTTGCGGCAGTCGAACGGACCTATATATAGCGTGCAGCTGCACAGAGGGCCAGTGCTCGAGGGCAGACAGTATGGCTCTGAACGAACGTGGCATGCAGATGGATCGAGGACAGGCTAGGCCTGCTGTGCGACAGCCAGATGAGCGCGAGCGCAAACAGCGGCTGGTGAACCGGTGCTTTCGGGAGTCGCGGGTGCCCGACAGCGAGAGCTCGCCGGGCACGGAGCGACGGACAGCGGAGCTCAGCGGGTTCTACACGACGAAAAAGCTGCGCAGCCTGTATTGGACGCTGAGGACAGATGCGTCGCTGACGGCGTTTGCAGTGGCGCAGGAGCGGGACACGATCCTGATCAGCAACCGGCACCACTCGGAGGAGAACCTGAAGCTGTACCAGTATGACAACGTGAAGTCGAAGCTGCGGCGGATACAGACGATCACGCTGCCTGGTGGCTCTGTGGTTGCATGCGCGCTGCCAGGGCCCGGGTTCAACGTGGTCATGGGAGAGGCGCTGCGGAGAACGCACGACCAGCTGATTCTAACGGGGCATGAGGACGCGGTTGTGAACCTGATTGCTACGTCGCTGGAAGAGGGCGATGCGCGGATCATCCGGCGGTTCAACCCTGCCAAGTACCTGCGGCGGCTTCGGGCCCAGTACGGGGACGAGGCAGCCGACATGCCGTGGCTGCAGGAGATTGATAGTCTGCGCGTGCGGCAGCTGACGCCGTGGCGCTCCGTTAAGACGGATGCGACTGGTTTCATCGCGCTGGTGAACGAGCTGATTTTCATATACACGTTTGACGACACGCGGGAGCCGCTGTACATGCACCATTTTCCAGGGGTGGAGTCGTTCGACGTGAACCCGGAGAatgagctgctgctggcgctgtcCGGGTCCAAGTACGGTGCGAACGGCATTTCGTTGCTGGACCTGACAAAAATGCGCGGCATTGGCAGGCAATATGCGCCTGCGGGCCACCTGAAGGCGTTTGAGCGGGCGGCGGACTCCAAGCACTGCCTGTGGCTAGACAAGAGCCTGCTAGTCAACTCTGTTGGAAATATTCTCCGGGTGTGGGACATCCGCTGCAGTACCGGTCTTAAATGTGAGGTCCTGGGTCACAAGAGCAACATCACTGCTGTCAGATACCATAAGAACTCGCATACGTTGTACAGCTGCGACGAAGATGGCTATATATTTTCTTGGGAGCTGTCGCACCTActgcgcgagctggaggGTATGACTGACGTCAGGAGAATGACCCTATGTCGAAGCCCTCAGTCGATCAAGACCGCGGACGACTGTTCTACAACTATCCAGTGTGGTAATATTGTTGTCGCTCCCGACACTGAATTTTCCTCGAAACGGAACTCTTCAGTTAGGAGCTCGTCTAGCAGGTTAGGCAGATTGCACTTACAGTTCTTAGGTGACGGGACACTGATCACCCTGGATGCATTGGAATTGGGTGTGCACAAAGTACAAGATGCAAAATGCTATATTGCACCGTCCAAGAACAAGCTACGGCGTCATTCAGAACTTCCGATAAAGACCTTGGCGCCGTCTGCTGTGAGCCATGCTGTGGAGTCCGATTCTAGTCTATCATCGGACTCAACATTGGTGGAAAGAGCTCAGCTCGAAGAGTTGCATCATGATATTTTTGGCAGCGGTTTCATGTCATTAGATCTGCACGCCGAAGTGGACCATTCGTAG